In one Streptomyces sp. NBC_01288 genomic region, the following are encoded:
- a CDS encoding glycoside hydrolase family 13 protein, which produces MGQPTPAQSQDDWWRSAVIYQVYVRSFADGDGDGTGDLAGVRSRLPYLAELGVDALWFNPWYLSPMKDGGYDVADYRAIDPAFGSLAEAEKLIAEARELGIRTIVDIVPNHVSDQHPWFRAALAGGPERDLFHFRPGRGAHGELPPNDWPSQFAGSTEPVWTRLPDGDWYLHLFTPEQPDLNWAHPAVRQEHEDILRFWFERGVEGVRIDSAALLAKDPALPDFVEGRDPNPFVDRDELHDIYRSWRAVADEYGAVFVGEVWLPDTERFARYLRPDELHTAFNFAFLSCPWDPERLRASIDETLAEHAPIGAPATWVLCNHDVTRTVTRYGRADTGFDFATKAFGTPTDLALGTRRARAAALLSLALPGVVYLYQGEELGLPEVELPVDRIQDPMYLRSGGTDPGRDGCRVPLPWVEGAPYAGFGSRGEPWLPQPVGWTLYAVDRQQRTVDSMLNLYRDAIRLRPVFGDGPLTWLPAPDGVLAFARAEGVICVVNLADAPADLPSHTRLLLTSGPLDDQGRLPRDTAAWLHTA; this is translated from the coding sequence GTGGGACAGCCCACCCCTGCCCAGAGCCAGGACGACTGGTGGCGCTCCGCCGTCATCTACCAGGTCTACGTCCGCAGCTTCGCGGACGGCGACGGCGACGGCACCGGCGACCTCGCGGGCGTCCGCTCCCGACTGCCGTATCTCGCCGAACTCGGCGTGGACGCCCTGTGGTTCAACCCCTGGTACCTGTCACCGATGAAGGACGGCGGCTACGACGTCGCCGACTACCGCGCCATCGACCCGGCCTTCGGCTCGCTCGCCGAGGCGGAGAAACTCATCGCCGAGGCACGGGAGTTGGGGATCCGCACGATCGTCGACATCGTGCCGAACCACGTCTCCGACCAGCACCCGTGGTTCCGTGCCGCCCTCGCCGGCGGCCCCGAGCGCGACCTGTTCCACTTCCGCCCGGGACGCGGCGCACACGGTGAACTCCCGCCCAACGACTGGCCGTCGCAGTTCGCCGGCTCCACCGAACCCGTGTGGACCCGCCTCCCCGACGGCGACTGGTACCTCCACCTGTTCACCCCCGAACAGCCCGACCTCAACTGGGCCCACCCGGCGGTGCGTCAGGAGCACGAGGACATCCTGCGGTTCTGGTTCGAGCGCGGTGTCGAGGGCGTCCGCATCGACTCGGCGGCGCTGCTCGCCAAGGACCCCGCCCTGCCCGACTTCGTCGAGGGCCGCGACCCCAACCCCTTCGTCGACCGCGACGAACTCCACGACATCTACCGCTCCTGGCGGGCCGTCGCCGACGAGTACGGCGCCGTCTTCGTCGGCGAGGTCTGGCTCCCCGACACCGAACGCTTCGCCCGCTACCTGCGCCCCGACGAACTGCACACCGCCTTCAACTTCGCCTTCCTGTCCTGCCCTTGGGACCCGGAGCGGCTGCGTGCCTCGATCGACGAGACCCTCGCCGAGCACGCCCCGATCGGCGCGCCCGCCACCTGGGTCCTGTGCAACCACGACGTGACCCGTACGGTCACCCGCTACGGCCGCGCCGACACCGGCTTCGACTTCGCCACCAAGGCCTTCGGCACCCCGACCGACCTCGCCCTCGGCACCCGGCGCGCACGGGCAGCCGCCCTGCTCTCGCTGGCCCTGCCCGGAGTGGTCTACCTCTACCAGGGGGAGGAGCTGGGGCTGCCCGAGGTCGAGCTGCCCGTCGACCGCATACAGGATCCGATGTACCTCCGGTCCGGTGGCACCGACCCCGGCCGCGACGGCTGCCGGGTGCCGCTGCCCTGGGTCGAGGGAGCACCGTACGCGGGCTTCGGTTCGCGCGGTGAGCCGTGGCTGCCGCAGCCGGTCGGCTGGACATTGTATGCGGTCGACCGTCAACAGCGGACCGTCGACTCCATGCTCAACCTCTACCGCGACGCGATCCGCCTCCGGCCGGTCTTCGGTGACGGCCCCCTCACCTGGCTGCCCGCCCCCGACGGCGTCCTCGCCTTCGCCCGTGCGGAGGGTGTGATCTGCGTGGTCAACCTCGCCGACGCACCCGCCGACCTCCCCTCGCACACCCGACTCCTGCTGACCAGCGGCCCCCTGGACGACCAGGGACGCCTGCCGCGGGACACGGCCGCCTGGCTGCACACCGCATAG